A part of Capsicum annuum cultivar UCD-10X-F1 chromosome 6, UCD10Xv1.1, whole genome shotgun sequence genomic DNA contains:
- the LOC124899501 gene encoding uncharacterized protein LOC124899501 has protein sequence MKDTMMKFASRLSYDLILKSKLVLLSKDIDISKLVMYIQLFKEENKKQVKIEKRLCKQVHPEFCEEGRNKCFKYGQIGHMQRNFPLKAALGTNKIHVSTLSAPTTKGAASTSGTIIGKKCLYALTNHQDFEESPDVVTIKL, from the exons ATGAAGGATACAATGATGAAATTTGCTTCTAGGTTGTCCTATGATTTGATTCTAAAGAGTAAGCTTGTCTTATTAAgcaaggatatagatatctctaaaTTGGTTATGTATATACAGCTTTTTAAGGAAGAGAACAAAAAGCAAGTAAAGATAGAGAAGAG GTTATGTAAGCAGGTGCACCCTGAATTTTGTGAAGAGGGAaggaacaagtgttttaaatatggccagattggtcatatgcagagaAATTTTCCTTTAAAGGCTGCTTTAGGGACAAATAAGATTCATGTTTCCACTTTATCAGCTCCTACAACAAAGGGCGCTGCTTCAACTTCTGGTACAATCATTGGCAAGAAATGCTTGTATGCTCTTACTAACCACCAGGACTTTGAGgaatctcccgatgttgtcactaTTAAGTTATGA